A region from the Vibrio fortis genome encodes:
- a CDS encoding ABC transporter ATP-binding protein: MDTEQTIVNRNKEVILEVRNLVKDFPVGQASKNNVMRAVNDVSFELRRGEALAIVGESGSGKSTGARVLTRIYDKTAGDIEFKGEPLADYIDKNGELEYARQVQMIFQDPFGSLNPVHTIYHHIARPLLIHKRADKEAIPQLVYELLDMVGLSPVKETAEKYPHELSGGQRQRVAIARAIAVSPEVILADEPISMLDVSVRLGILNLMADLKDKHGISFMYITHDIATARYFAEKTAVMYVGHMVEWGDSDSVTQNPQHPYSQLLLSAVPEVGNAGKRELGAKKGEIPLWKPSSQGCPFTSRCLHASDKCGKVMPTVTQVTSGHFVRCHHVPNK, encoded by the coding sequence ATGGATACTGAACAAACAATCGTTAATCGCAATAAAGAAGTGATACTTGAGGTTAGAAATCTGGTCAAAGATTTCCCTGTAGGACAAGCGAGTAAGAACAATGTGATGCGTGCAGTGAATGACGTTTCTTTCGAACTGCGTCGAGGTGAAGCGCTCGCAATCGTTGGTGAATCCGGGTCTGGTAAGAGTACCGGTGCGCGAGTGTTGACTCGAATTTATGATAAAACTGCAGGTGACATCGAATTTAAAGGTGAGCCATTAGCGGATTATATCGACAAAAATGGCGAGCTTGAGTATGCCCGCCAAGTGCAAATGATCTTCCAAGACCCTTTTGGATCTCTAAACCCTGTTCACACTATCTATCATCACATTGCGCGTCCGCTGTTGATACATAAGCGAGCTGACAAAGAAGCTATCCCACAACTCGTCTATGAGCTGCTTGATATGGTCGGGCTATCGCCAGTGAAAGAGACCGCAGAAAAATACCCCCATGAGTTAAGTGGTGGGCAAAGACAACGTGTCGCGATAGCGAGAGCAATAGCTGTTAGTCCTGAAGTTATTCTTGCTGACGAGCCGATTTCAATGCTCGATGTGTCAGTTCGTCTGGGTATTTTAAACCTTATGGCTGACTTAAAAGACAAGCATGGTATTTCATTTATGTACATCACTCATGACATCGCGACGGCTCGCTATTTTGCGGAGAAAACCGCGGTGATGTATGTCGGGCATATGGTGGAGTGGGGGGATAGTGACAGTGTGACACAAAACCCGCAGCATCCGTATTCACAGCTTTTGTTGTCTGCGGTACCTGAAGTTGGAAATGCAGGGAAGCGAGAACTAGGTGCTAAAAAAGGGGAGATACCGCTTTGGAAACCAAGCAGTCAAGGCTGTCCTTTTACCTCTCGTTGCCTTCACGCTAGTGATAAATGCGGAAAAGTTATGCCGACGGTTACACAAGTAACAAGTGGTCATTTTGTTCGTTGTCATCATGTACCGAACAAATAA